The following nucleotide sequence is from Dyella sp. BiH032.
GTTCGATCGGCTCGGAATTGTGCCGACAGGTGGCTCGCCTCGGTGCGCAGTCGCTCTGCGTGGTGGACAACGCGGAGTTCAACCTCTACCAGATCGCCCAGGAGCTGCGGCAGGAATTCCCCGAGCTGCTGTTCGAGCCCATCCTGGCCGACTGCGGGGACCCGGCCGCGATGACGCGGCTTTTCGTGGAGTTCAAGCCGCAGGTCGTGTTCCACGCCGCGGCTTACAAGCATGTGCCGCTGCTGCAGGGCCAGCTCCGTTCGGCCTTCCGCAACAACGTGCTGGCTTCGCGCAACATGGCCGACATGGCGGACCGCCACCAGGCCGAGTGCTTCGTGCTCATCTCGACCGACAAAGCGGTCAATCCCACCAGCGTGATGGGCGCCTGCAAGCGCATCGCCGAAATCTGGTGCCAGAACCTCGATGCGCGTTCGACCACGCGCTACATCACGGTACGGTTCGGCAACGTGCTCGATTCGGCCGGTTCGGTCGTGCCGCTGTTCCGCAAGCAGATCCGTGCCGGCGGCCCGGTGACCATCACGCACCCGGAAATCTCCCGCTATTTCATGACCATCCCGGAGGCCTGCCAGCTCATCCTGCAGGCGGCCAGCCTGGGCAAGGGCGGGGAGATCTTCGCGCTGGACATGGGCGAGCCGGTGAAGATCCGCGACCTGGCCGAGCAGATGATCCGCCTCGCCGGCAAGAAGCCCGGCACCGAGATTCCGATCGTGTTCACCGGTCTGCGTTCCGGCGAGAAGCTCTTCGAAGAGCTGTTCCATCCGCTGGAAAACTACACGGCGACCGCGCACGCCAAGATCTTCCTCGCGCAGTACCGCCAGGTCAGCTGGGAGTTGCTGCAGGCCCAACTGGTCAAGGCTGCCGAAGCCACGGTTGCCTACGATGAGGAATCCCTGCGGCGCTGCGTGTCCAGCCTGCTGCCATCGTTCCGCTGGAGCGACGTGGCGCAGCCGGACAACGTGGTGTCGATCCGTCGCAATGAATCAGGAGAGAAGTGAGTGAGCAAGCCTCTGCGCAAGGTGGTCTTTCCGGTGGCGGGCCTGGGCACGCGTTTCCTGCCGGCCACCAAGGTGGTCGCCAAGGAAATGCTGCCGGTGCTGGACAAGCCGCTGATCCAGTACGCCGTCGATGAAGCCGTCGATGCGGGCGCGGACACGCTGGTGTTCGTCACCAACCGCTACAAGCACGCCATCGCCGACTATTTCGACAAGGCCTACGAGCTGGAGGCCAAGCTGCAGGAAAAGGGCAAGGACGAACTGCTCGCCCTGGTGCAGGGCACGCTGCCGCGCAACGTGCGCGCCATTTTCGTCACCCAGCCCGAGGCGCTGGGCCTGGGCCATGCCGTGCTCTGCGCCAAGCCCGTAGTGGGCGACGAGCCATTCGGCGTGATCCTTCCCGACGACCTGATCTGGAACAAGGGCAAGGGCGCGCTGGGCCAGATGGCCGAGCTGGCCCAGGGGCAGGGCGCCGCCGGCGTCATCGCGGTGGAGGAAGTGCCGCAGAACGACACCGACAAGTACGGCATCGTCGATGCCACGCCCATCGACCCGCGCAGCGCGCAGATCCGCCACATGGTGGAGAAGCCCAAGCCCTCCGAGGCACCGTCGAATCTTGCGGTGGTGGGCCGCTACGTGCTGC
It contains:
- the galU gene encoding UTP--glucose-1-phosphate uridylyltransferase GalU; the encoded protein is MSKPLRKVVFPVAGLGTRFLPATKVVAKEMLPVLDKPLIQYAVDEAVDAGADTLVFVTNRYKHAIADYFDKAYELEAKLQEKGKDELLALVQGTLPRNVRAIFVTQPEALGLGHAVLCAKPVVGDEPFGVILPDDLIWNKGKGALGQMAELAQGQGAAGVIAVEEVPQNDTDKYGIVDATPIDPRSAQIRHMVEKPKPSEAPSNLAVVGRYVLPGRIFELLEKTTPGAGGEIQLTDAIDALLKEQGKVLAYRFEGTRFDCGNKAGLVRATMHMALQDPKLAPVVRELLAGL
- a CDS encoding nucleoside-diphosphate sugar epimerase/dehydratase, which codes for MSLRKLIAVIHPRAAVALHDLLMAAIAWWVAKSLRYALVDDVAVHFHLLEFPLVLAVQGIVLNWTGLYRGLWRFASLPDLWNILRATIIGALSIGLILFLYNRLEDVPRSVLLVYPVVLSMLLGGPRLAYRFWKDSRIDMFQSQPVQRVLIVGADRAGEALARDLHRDSRYAVVGFVDDHDSLRGASINGRPVLGRIDLLPELAREVAAQMLLIAMPAASTEEMRRIVELCDQTGLPYRTVPKLEDVVAGRAHFNEIKEVAIEDLLGRDAVELDWTAIRETLTGKRVLVTGGGGSIGSELCRQVARLGAQSLCVVDNAEFNLYQIAQELRQEFPELLFEPILADCGDPAAMTRLFVEFKPQVVFHAAAYKHVPLLQGQLRSAFRNNVLASRNMADMADRHQAECFVLISTDKAVNPTSVMGACKRIAEIWCQNLDARSTTRYITVRFGNVLDSAGSVVPLFRKQIRAGGPVTITHPEISRYFMTIPEACQLILQAASLGKGGEIFALDMGEPVKIRDLAEQMIRLAGKKPGTEIPIVFTGLRSGEKLFEELFHPLENYTATAHAKIFLAQYRQVSWELLQAQLVKAAEATVAYDEESLRRCVSSLLPSFRWSDVAQPDNVVSIRRNESGEK